A portion of the Labeo rohita strain BAU-BD-2019 unplaced genomic scaffold, IGBB_LRoh.1.0 scaffold_657, whole genome shotgun sequence genome contains these proteins:
- the LOC127161472 gene encoding luc7-like protein 3 gives MAQNLSEGVYKWTDEHTRLLIRWRAANEALFTRRRNAAVKGFEAFVEEQGLQGRVTAAFVKKKWENLKQKYKELKCPPTGVSTEDGEPTAASWKWYSAMDEAIGGRPSITPPALIASSGPDVAVCSSSSVSPAPVRATRKRPKHLEDIIKEMEEREAEREREAAEREERRWKEMEEKEDRRERERQVRQERQEREAREREERWQREVREREERREGDQGKG, from the exons ATGGCGCAAAATTTGAGTGAGGGTGTTTACAAAT GGACAGATGAGCACACACGTCTGCTTATCCGGTGGAGAGCGGCTAATGAAGCCCTCTTCACCAGAAGGCGGAATGCTGCCGTCAAAGGCTTTGA AGCTTTTGTGGAGGAGCAGGGCCTTCAAGGCAGAGTGACGGcagcatttgtaaaaaaaaaatgggaaaacctcaaacaaaaatataaa GAACTGAAATGTCCACCGACCGGTGTTAGCACTGAGGATGGAGAGCCCACAGCAGCATCTTGGAAATGGTATAGTGCCATGGATGAGGCAATTGGGGGCAGACCCTCCATCACTCCACCTGCCCTTATTGCCTCATCTGGCCCAGATGTTGCTGTGTGTTCTTCATCCTCAGTGAGCCCAGCGCCAGTGAGGGCTACACGAAAGAGGCCAAAACATCTGGAGGACATTATAAAAGAGATGGAGGAGAGGGAAGCAGAGCGAGAGCGGGAAGCTGCCGAGAGAGAGGAGAGACGTTGGAAAGAAATGGAAGAGAAGGAGGACCGAAGAGAACGAGAGAGACAAGTGAGGCAGGAAAGACAAGAAAGAGAAgcaagagaaagagaagagagaTGGCAACgggaagtgagagagagagaggaaaggaGAGAGGGAGACCAGGGAAAGGGATGA